The genomic DNA CACGTCGCTTTCGCGCCCTTGTCATCCCGAACCGTGATTTCGTCTCGGGCGAAGTCAATGTCACGAACGCGCAGCCGTAGGTGTCGCATCAGCCGCAACCCCGCGCCATACACAAGCGAACCCATCAGCCACTTGTCGCGCAGGGGATGGCGCGAACCGGCTTGACCTGTTCGCGCGTCAACGCGACGGGCACTTGATCTGCTTTCTGCTGCGGATCATGTGGCCGAGGTCGCCGACCTCGCGGCCGAGCACACGGCGGTAGAGGAAGAGCAAGGCCGAGAGAGCATGATTCTGCTTCGAGGTGCCAGCTCGTTCCTTGAGAGCTGTTCTATCGCGTGAGGGTGGACGTGGGCGTCCTTGCTGGGTCTCCCCAGGTCATGAACCATGAAAGATCTGGCAAGGCCCCTCTCTCCGGCGGGCGAACCCTTCTGGCCCCGGGCTCACTCCTCCTCGAAGCCATGGCTCGTGAAGCGAAGGGTGCGGCTGTTTTCCGTCACCACCCGAACGAGCTGCTGCGGCGAGCCGTCGGGAAGCGTGGCCGAAATCTCGAGAACCACCTTCGCTCGAGCGCCCACCTGTGCCACCAGATGCGCGATCACCTCGTCGGCGATGCGGCTGGCGTCGCGACCCACGCGGGCCGGATCGAGCTCGATGGTGCCATGGAAGCGGCGCGGGCGGGGCGCTGCGGGAGCCGCGCCGCCGGCGGGCGTGACGGTGGTGCCCTGCGCCGGTGTGGCCTCGCCGTGCGTTTTCTGCGACATCTCGCCGGCTGGTCCCAATCTTGCCCTGGAGCTCTCCGCCTCGAGCTGTCGCTGAGCCACGTCCGGCTTGACCAGAAGCCCCGCGCTTTCCGTACCCAGCACCACGTGCTGGCCGCCGCGAAGACCCCGGTACCTGCCCGCCGTCGCGTCGAAGCTCTCCGCATACGCGAACGTCTCCATCCGCCAGGTGAGCAACGCCACACCGTCGGGCGCGGCCTGAAGCACCACCTCTGGGTCACGAAGCCGCGGCAGGTAGAGGTAGCGGGCGAAGTCCTCCGCCGGGAGACCGGGCGGCCGGGGGCGAGAGGCTCACGAGTGAGAAGAGGACGAGGCGCGCCCAAGCACCTCGACGAGCTCGGCCACGACACGTACCCGCCCCTCGTCGGCTTCTCGCAAGACGATTGGAGCAAATTCCGGTTTTTCCGCTCGAGGCGGATCTCCACGTGACGCCAACCCCCGGCGTCCGTAACCTTCTGGCTGCGGTAGCGCTTGACCGTGTAACTCCCGCCGGTCTCGGGGTCGGCAATGTCGCGGTGCTCCACGAGGACGATCTTGCCCTGGTGGCTCCCACGTACGGGCGCTCGGAAGCGACACCATGCTCCATGGGGAATGACGGGTTCCATGGAGCGGCCCACAACCTGGGCGACGAACATACCCGGCTGCAGTCCTCGCCCAGTGTCGGGGACCACCCATTCCTCCGCTTCGACGGCCTGAGGCTCGCTGAAGGCGCCGGCCGCTGCCTTGAGCGTGAGGAGCGGCACGCAGGTCCGGTACTTCTCATCCTCGCTCGGGGTGACTCGACGGAAAGGGGAGGACCTCCGCGGCGGCCGGCTGCGGGGCCGGCGCCGGTTGCTCAGCCCATTCCGCCCCGAAGAGCTCCGCCTGCTCCAGCACCGTTTGCGTCGCCTTCTCCCGCTTGTCTGGCGGGTAGCCGTACTTCCGCAGCACGCGCTTCACGAGGCGCCGCAGGTGGGCCTGCACGTTCTCGCGCTCGGTCCAGTCGATGGTGACGTTGCGGCGCACCGTCTCGACCAGCTCGCGGGCGATTCTCTTGAGGGTCGGCTCGCCGAGAACCTTGCCGGCGCTGTCGTTGGTCTCAAGCGCGTCGTAGAAGGCGAGCTCCTCTTCGGACAGCCCCAGCGCCTCGCCTTTCCGGTCCGCTTCTCGCATCGCCTTGGCGAGGGCTATCAGCTCTTCGATCACCTGGGCCGCCTCGACCGCACGGTTCTGGTAGCGGCGGATCGCCTGCTCGAGGAGCTCGGCGAAGGAGCGGGCCTGGACCAGGTTCTTCCGCCGCCGGGCCTTGACCTCGCCTTCGAAGAGCTTGTGCAGGAGCTCGACGGCCAGGTTCTTCTGAGGCACCCCCGGACTTCAGCCACGAACTCCTCGGAGAGGATCGAGATGTCGGGTTTCTTGAGGCCGGCCGCAGCGAAGAGGTCCACCACGCCCTCGGGGGCGATGGCGCGGGAGACGCGCCTGGCGGATGGCGTGGTCAAGGTCCTGCTCGGTCCGCTGTTCGGCCGGAGCGCGCTTAGTCAGCGCCGCCCGGACGGCCTGAAAGAAGGCCACATCGTCGCGGATGGCGAGCGCCTTTTCGTGGGGGACCGCAAGCGCAAAGGCCCGCGAGAGCTCCGAGACCGCCTGCAGCAGCCGGTCCTTGCCGTTCCCTTGGGCGAGGATGCGCTCCTGGGCGGCGGGGAGGAGCGCGAGCCGCCCCTCAGGTCGCCCGCCCTTCCACGCCCTCCAGTCAAAGCCGTAGAAGAGGTCGCAGCAGACTTCGTATTCCTCCAGCATCACCGCCACGGCCTCGTTCTGGTCGATGGCGGTCCGGCCCTTTCCGCCGCTTGCGGTGTAGGTCGCGAGCGCCTGCTTAAGCTCGTGGGCCAGCCCAAGGTAATCAACCACCAGCCCCGGGCTTGTCCCGGAAAACCCGGTTCACCCGGGCGATCGCCTGCATGAGCCCGTGGGCGCGCATGGGCTTGTCGAGGTACATCGTGTGCAGGGAGGGCGCATCGAACCCCGTGAGCCACATGTCACGGACGATGACCAGCTTGAAGGGGTCGCTCGGGTCGCGGAAGCGCTTGCCAAGAAACTCGCGGCGCTGCTTGTTGCGGATGTGCGGCTGCCAGTCGGGCGGGTCGAAGGCCGATCCGGTCATGACGACCTTGACCTCTCCGCGATCGTCGGCGTCGTCGTGCCATTCAGGGCGGAGACGCACGATCTCGTTGTAGAGCTCGATGCAGATGTGCCGGCTCATGCAGACGACCATGCCCTTGCCGTCCAAGGCCTCCAGCCGACGCTCGAAGTGGTCCACGATGTCCCGGGCCACGAGACGGATCCGCTCCTCCACTCCGACGACTGCCTCGAGCTGCGCCCACTTGGTCTTCAGCCCCTCCTTGCGTTCGACTTCCTCGCCTTCGGTAACCTCCTCGAACTCCTTGTCGATCTTTGGCTTGAGCTCCTCGGGAAGGGCAAGCTTCGCGAGCCGATTCTCGTAGTAGATCGGCACGGTGACCTTGTCTTCGACCGCCCGCTGGATGTCGTAGATGGATATGTAGTAACCGAACACCGAGCGGGTGTTGCGATCTTCGAGCTCCAAGGGGGTGCCGTGAACCCGTTGAAAGAGGCGTTAGGCAGCGCATCCCGCATGTGGCGGGCGAAGCCGTCGATGGAGTCGTACCGGCTGCGGTGCGCCTCGTCGGCGATGACCACGATGTTGCTCCGGGCCGAGAGCTCGGGGTAGCGGTCGCCCTTATCCTCGGGGAGGAACTTCTGGATGGTGGTGAAGATGACGCCGCCGGCCTGCCGCCCCTGGAGAAACTGGCGCAACTGGGCCCGGCTCTCAGCCCGGATCGGCTCCTGTCCCAGTCCCAGTAGTTCCCGGCAGAGGGAGAAAACGCCCAAGAGCTGGGCGTCCAGGTCATTGCGGTCGGTCAGCACCACGACAGCGGGGTTCTCCATCTGTGGGTGGCGGATGATGCGGCCGGCGTAGAAAACCATCGTAAGACTCTTGCCAGAACCCTGGGCGTGCCAGACCATGCCGATGCGGCGATCGCTAGGCGCGCCTCCGCACCCCCGCCCTACGTTAGCTCCGGCCGCTCGCAACGTCTGCTTCACACGATTTGTGATCCGCGCGAAGCCCGCCAGTGCTCGGCACTCTCTGCGCGGGGTTCGTTGGTCAAAACACTAAAAAAACCCACTCCAAACACGCACGCAACCTGCTCCCAAAAACCTTTCACCACAAAAAAAAGATCCCCGTGCAAGCGCCTTCTACCCTCAGACGGGCCGCAGAGAGTATTCTGAGCATGCTATCTCCCCGAGTCGTCGTGGCGGCGGTGAAATGCTTCCGGCCCTCACTCCCCAAGGACAGCGGGAGAAAGCTCGTTCGAGGTACAAATAAGCATCCGCCGCAGACACCGCGCAGTGGAACCAAGGAGTCTCACGAATCCCCCTGCTAGCTGTCTCGGTGCCTCCTTCACCTTAAGCAACCTCCCGAGGCTTCCCATGCGCCGAGGAATGTGTAAGCGAGCAACAAAAAGGAGGCACGTGTGTCATTGTCGGAAATCGAGCTTAATGCTGGGCAAAAGGACTTTTGTTCTTTTCCCGAGGGGACTATCCGACTCCTTGCGCCCGCAGGCTGCGGCAAGACGTACTCGCTGCTTTATCGCTGCAAAGCCCTCAGTGAGGCAGCCAAGAGCTCGCGCCTGCGCTTTCTCGTATTCACCTTCACCCGCGCGGCGCGCGATGAACTGCGCGATCGGCTAAACAAAACAACCACCTTTGCGTCGGTGGCGCCGTTCGTCACCATTACTACGCTCAACTCGTGGGGCTTCCGGATCATCAAACAGCGCGTCTCTCACCCGCGTCTCGTTACCAAGCGAAACGATCGTTTCTTTTGCATCAACAACGTGCTGCGTCGGGTGTGGAGCAATCACGCACGACTCAAGCTCCTGCTCGAAGACGGCCGCCGCATCGGCCAGGTCGCCACGGAGATCTGGGAGCTCATGCAGTTTCTCAAGTCGATGGGCTTGCGGCACGACCGTCTGCCCGAAGCCAAGCACTTCGCCGAGGAGTTGCGCGCACTCCAGTCGTGCCAACTCGGCAATCAAATCCGGGCGTTCTTCCGCCGCCTAGAGGATCTCGAATTAATTTCTTCCGACCCGCCATCGATCGAGGAGGCATACGAGCACTTCGTGGTCTTTTGGACGCAAGCGACGCACGAGCTCGGTCAAGCCGCACTGTTCTCGCTCGAGGACCAGAAGTACTGGGCGCGCATTTTCCTGGAAGACGACATCGCAGCCGGACGAAAGCCCACCGGCCAAGCGCGCTACGACCACATCCTGGTCGATGAGTTCCAAGACATCAATCCACTCGACCTTGCCCTTCTGCGCGCGCTTGCACAAATCCATGATGCTCCGCTCACGATTGTCGGCGATGACGACCAGGCAATTTACGAATGGCGTGGAGCCACGCCGGAATTCATTTTAAATCCGGAACGGCACCTTGGAGCCCAGTACACCACCTGCATTCTGGACCGGAACTACCGCTCCCCCCGCAACATCGTGGAAATGTCGTTGAAGCTCATCGCCCACAATCGGCGGCGGGTGCCGAAAAACGTGGTCCCCGTACGGCGCGAACACGCCGAAGTGCAGGTACTTCGCCACCCCTTAATTGCCGACGCAGTCGATGCGACGGTCGATCTCGTCAAGCAGTTACTGCGCCGGCCAGATCAACCTACGATTGCGCTCATCGGCCGCAAACGAAGCCAGATCATTCCCTACCAAATTGTCTTTGCGGGCGAAGAGATTCCCTTTTACGCTGCCGAAGATCTGCACGTGCTGCTCAGCGAAGCCTTTCAAGAGCTTCGCACCATTTTGGCCATCCGCGGTCGTCAGTCGATGGGTCCATACATGGACATCGATCCGATCAGCGACCTCCTGCGTTTGTGCGACAAGATCAAGCGTTATCCTCTCTCCAAGAAAGACCGCGAGGCGCTCCGCACCTACCTCTACAAGCAAAACGTGGCTGATTTGCGCGAAGCGGCTAAAGCGTTGGAACGATACCAAGGCCCATTAAAGGGCACTAACGAAGGCGGACGCATGAGCGCTGCCTTTGCTCAAGCAATCCTGCAACTTCTGGAGGCCAAGACGGTAGCGCAAGCCATTGGCACCATCAGCGATCACTTCGAAGGACTGCACAAGGATTATGGCAAATCGCTCGACGACATTTTTTACGCGGACCCGCCGTTCCTTTATCTGGCAGAATTCGCCGAACGCTATGGAACCGATTATGACCGTTTTTACCGCGATCTCGATCGCGCCATGAAGACGCTGGCGCGGGTGGTGCCCGACGAGGAATCGTTAACCGACGAGAACGAGGACGGCGTCGTACCCAAAGAGCGTCTCCATTTGATGACCGCCCTGCGCGCCAAGGGCAAAGAATTCGATGCGGTCATCGTGCTCGACGCCAATGCTGGTATCTGGCCCAGCCGCTTTGCCAAAGAGGAGAACGATCTCGAACAGGAACGCCGCTTATTTTACGTGGCGGTGACGCGTGCACGGAAGTTTCTCTACTTCGTGTTGAGCGACGCTTTCCTCGACGAGGTTCACCAACCAACCCCCTACTTGGCCGAAATGGGAATCGAGGTTCCCCCGGTCCAACGGTTGCTCTAGCGGTCCCCGGTACCGTGCTGCTCGACCGGCGCTTGCTCCTAGTACACGCATGACCCGTGTGGCCTGCGCGATGGAATGGCCGACAGCAGAAGGATTTGCTGACCCACGCAGCATTGATTACCACGGCACGCGTGGTCCCCGAGGACGCGCACATGCAGGAACGAACACATACCCGCCAGCGTAACAATCGGGAATGTACGGACTTGCTGCCCGGGCTGCTGTGACGGCAAACTACGAGCGCCGGGCAGTCGGCACTTTGTGTGCAGCCGCTCTGGTTGCACCGCTCTGTGGCCCAACAAGGCCATTGACGTAGCGCTGCGCTCAGTTCACAAACAGCTCGATTCGGTCGAGCGATGTCGCGCATCAGCGTTCAACGGGTGGAGTTCGTCGGGTTCCGTGGCGTACGCTTGCGCGGCGAATCCTGGGGTTCGCCGTCGGCAGCGCCGGTGTTGTTTCTTGCCGGAGGCGGGCAAACCCGGCACGCCTGGGGCGACACAGCCGCGCAGGTGGCTGCACGTGGCTGGCGCGCGATTACGCTCGATCTCCGCGGCCACGGGGAGAGCGACTGGGCGGAGGACGCGGATTACAGCATAGAAAGCTTCGTGCAGGATTTGCATGCAGTCGTGCAGTCGTTGGGTCAGTCGCCAGTGCTCGTTGGCGCGTCGCTGGGTGGCATCACCGGCTTGCTGTTAGCTGGTGAGCGCAATCCGCAAGCGTTCTCCGGGCTCGTGTTGGTGGACATCGCCCCGCGCATGGAGCCAGATGGCGTGCAGCGCATTGTCGATTTCATGCGCCGCCATCTGGATGGATTTGCCTCGCTCGAAGAGGCTGCGGATGCCGTCGCCTCTTACCTGCCGCACCGCCCACGGCCGAAAGACCTCTCGGGTCTGGAGAAGAATCTCCGCCGCGACCCCTCAGGGCGCTACCGCTGGCATTGGGATCCCGAGTTCGTCCTCGGACCAAAACGGCCGGATGCCTCGCGGCAACCAAAGCGACTGCTCGCTGCTGCTCGGCGCCTAACCATTCCTACGTTACTTGTGCGCGGGCGCATGAGCGATGTCATCAGTTACGACAGCGTACGGGAATTCTTGGAGGCTGTGCCTCACGCGCGGTATGTGGACGTCGAGCAGGCTGGCCATATGATCGCTGGCGACCGCAACGACGTGTTTTCCGCTGCCGTCATCGACTTCCTCGACAACGGCCTGCAACCTCCGCCGCGCTCAGGCAACACTTTCGGCACCGATACGGAGTCACCTCGAGGGTGAAAGCCGGTCGGCCACGACACACCGAGGCGGAACGGCATCAGTCCACCACCATCTGCAGCGCCGCCCAATATCAAAGCTGCAACCGCCGCGGGTTCAGTGCCCGCCCTATCCGCCCACCAAGGCAGCAATTGTGCAACAGGAAGCTAACGGGTGCGGAACAAGTCGGTCCGCCTTCACATCATGCCGCACGAGAGTGTCGGACGAGCATTAGGATCCGTGAATCGGCAGGGATAATTCGAGTTTTTCCCCTCCGCGGCGCACCACCAACCGCACCTGCGCGCGGCCCTTGGCGCGATCCATGGCGGCAGAAAATTCATCCACGTTGCGGATCGCGGCGCCATCGATGGCCACAATCTGGTCTCCACTTTTCAACCCTGTTTCTCTTTCCGCGGCGGTGACAATGACCCCAACGCCACTCTCCAAGCCAAAAAACTGGGCCAGTTCAGCGTCGAGGTTTTGGACCGTGATCCCGGCGCGGATGCGCAGCTGCGGCTCTCCGCGTTCTGGGACCCCGGCTTTGCCTTGTTCTTCCATGAGCGAACGGGCAACGTAGATCGGTTTCTCACAGCGGATGGCGAGAGCGATGGCATCACTCGGCCGGCTGTCCACCTTCACCGCGCCCCGCTTTCCAGTCATGTGGATTTCCGCGAAATACACCCCCTCTTTGAGCGAAGTCACGACCACTTTTTCCACTTCCGCGCCCGATTCCTGTAGCAGCCGTTGCAACAAATCGTGCGTAAGCGGGCGAGGCGGCGTCATACCCTCGAGCTTCATCGCAATCGCCTGCGCCTCGCTCGGGCCGATCCAAATCGGGAGTTGACGCGTGCCCCCCTTTTCCACCAGCACGACAACGGGCGACTGGCTGGAAACATCGAACGCCACACCTTTCACTTGCACGAGCACTTCTGCCGGTTGCTTCTCCTTACACCCCGCCACGAGGAGGAGGGCGCAAACCCACGGTGTCAGTAACGACCAACGCCGATTCATAGCGTCACAAGCGCATTCATCTTACTCGCCGCAAGCGTGCGAAGGCAACGCATTTTAAGAGCCAGCCGCAGCCCGCACCGGCGCTCCCACAGATTCCACCACGGCAAAGCGCAAATGTCGGGCAAGGCGCTCTTGCAGCGCCTCGAGTTCCGCAAAGCGCGCGCCGCGTTCCACCACCCGCTCCTTTCGGTCGCCCACCAACGTCACGTACCCCAGTTCGGCGTAACGTTGCACAGCGTTCTCGAAAGTGACGGAAGAATTGCCTTCAGGGCGTCGCACTTCCCCGAGCAACAACGCGGTGTCGTAGCGCTTGCGTGCTTGCGCGAGCACGGTCTTCAAGGGTTGCCCTGTCGGCGGCAGCAATGCCAGGGTGCGGGCCATCACCCAATACGCTTCGCAAAAGTTGTCCAGTAACCCTTGCGTGGTGTCGACAAACGGGTGGCTCGGGTCCATGCGTCCCTGCCCCTCCGGATCCCACGCGCCCTCTTCGCGGTAGTACGCCAACACTTCTGCCACTTCCGTCGGCACGGTTTGTTTTTCCGGCAGAGGGAACTCCCAGCGATAAAAATCCAGCCACCACGACACCTGCTGCTCGAGTTCTGCGCCGCGGAAGCCTTGCAACAAGGCGCGCGACACCAGCGCTGGCATGAGAAAGAAATGAATGATGTTGTTCTTATAAAAATCGAGGGTCATCCGTTTGTCGGCTGGCACATGGATGACCACTTCGTCGCCGCGCAGGCGGCGGATCAAACCACCATTTTCCAAGAACCCCAGGTTCTCGAGAAAGTCGTTGGCATTGCGCTCGAGGGACGCGGTGAGGGTGACCTTGCGATGGCGGAGAAACTTCACCAACGCTTGGGCTCGTTGCAGAAACTCCTGATACCGCCAGGCAGCTTCGGCGCGGCTGAGGAGCACCGTGGCGCTCACCGCCGTTGCCCCGGCAACCGCAACTTCGTTCACTGCGCGCAAAATCCGAAAGCCAAGTTTCTGGATGAAGCGGCGCTTCTCTTCTTCTACTTGCGGGTCGCCCGCATGCTCGCGGAAGCGCTCCAAACGGTCGCCGAGGGCCTCGCGCAGGGAAATCGGATCAGCAAAGGTGACGTACACTGTGCCCCGGTTCTGCCGCAGCACCGTGCGCGCCCGAATCAGCGCCCACAACGATTCCTTTTCCTTCTCGGCGCCGAATAGCTCGCGCTTGTACGATTCCTCTTCCACCACGCGGCCATACTGGATGGAGACTGGCACGAGGTACAAATCGCGCCGTACGCCGGAGATAAAGGCATTCACGATGGCCGAGAGCATGCCGAGCTTCGGCGTGAGGATTTTGCCCGTCCGGCTGCGCCCGCCCTCGATGAAGAACTCCTGCGTATATCCCTCGCGAATCAGGAACTTCAGGTAACTGCGAAATACCGCCTTGTAGAGCGGATCATTGTCGAAACTCCGGCGGATGAAGTACGCACCGGCGCCGCGAAACAGGGGCCCCAACGGCCAGAAGGACAAATTGATTCCAGCAGCAATGTGCGGGGGGCTCATGTAGTTGATGTGGAACAAATACGAGAGAATCAGGTAATCGAAGTGGCTACGGTGGCAGGGGACAAGAACGACCGGATGCTGTTTGACGCACTCGATCACCTTATCGAGACCGCGGTAATCAACGCCCTGGAAGATCCGCGGCCAGATGCGGTTAAAAGCGAACTCCAGGATGGCGAAAAACGCGCCCTGGTAGTTGGCAGCCATCTCGTCGAAGTACTTCTCTGCCGTGCGCCACAACTTGGATTCTGGCTGGCCGGTCTGCTGAGCCAGTGCGCGCACCGTCGACCTAACCTCGTCCTCCCCCAACACAATTTGCCGTACGACTCGCTTCGGCAACAGCGTCGGCCCCCAGACCAATTTTTCTTCCCGGTACAAGAAAATCTGCAGTGCACGCGCTACTCGACGAACGACGCGCTCTTCTCCCTCCGCACGATATTGCGCCAGCATTTCCTGCACGGAGACATGCCTGCCCACAGTGATGCTGGTTTCCTTGGCGTTCCACCACAAGGACAACAGCCGCTTGAGCTCGCCTGGGGCCTCTTGCACGCTGTACACCAGCGTCGCCAAGCGGGATTCTTTACGGCGAAAGCCGCGGCCGCGCAGCACCGCCAAGGGCACGAGAAACACTTCCTGCCCGTGCGTTGCCGCGGTGTGCACGATCTCCCGCAAATAATCCGTGCCGCTGCGCGCCTGACGAATTGCGGCGCGCCGGCTTTGACGGAGCGGCAGCCCGCGTACGTGGCCGCGCATGAAAATCAGCGCGGGCTGCCGGTTGCGCACCACTTGTTGAAGCCGGCTGAGATCCTCCAAGTGGCGCGTGCCGCGGGTGTGCCAGCGCCCACTGCGGAGTCGCTCCCAAAGCGTGCGGAAAATTTCGCCCACCGGACGGAGGAGCAAACTCGGAATGTCCGACACGAACGCTGGCAACGGTAAGCCCTCGCGCAACAACACGAACGCAACCAGCATGTAATCGACCAGCGAGCGGTAGCGCATCACGTACACCACCGTGCCCTGTTGGCTGAGATTGCGGATGTGTGCCACCGCTCCCGGGTCCAAACGAATATGGGCCAAAAACCGCTCGCAAAACCAGCGTGGCAACCAGCCCAGGCGTTCCATCGGCCCGGGCTCGCTCCACCAATCGTTGCCTGCACGGGCTGCGAGTTCTTCGTTCATGGCTCGTTCCTCTCAGGCAACCTTAGAGCGAGTCGCCACCTTCGCCAACACACCACCTCAGCCTCGGACGGCGAGTAGACACAATTTCGATCGAGGCCGCTCTCGCGTTTCTAGCCGAACACGTAGCCGCCTTTCTTCTCACTTGCTCGGCCAGCGATAGTCGCGAAAGCGCTCGCGCAATTCGCGCTTGGCAATTTTTCCCACGCTAGTTTTCGGCAACGCATCCAGAAACACGACGTCGTCGGGCAGCCACCACTTCGCAACCCGCGGCTCCAAAAACGCCA from Candidatus Binatia bacterium includes the following:
- a CDS encoding DUF3387 domain-containing protein, producing the protein MPQKNLAVELLHKLFEGEVKARRRKNLVQARSFAELLEQAIRRYQNRAVEAAQVIEELIALAKAMREADRKGEALGLSEEELAFYDALETNDSAGKVLGEPTLKRIARELVETVRRNVTIDWTERENVQAHLRRLVKRVLRKYGYPPDKREKATQTVLEQAELFGAEWAEQPAPAPQPAAAEVLPFPSSHPERG
- a CDS encoding DUF151 domain-containing protein; amino-acid sequence: MNRRWSLLTPWVCALLLVAGCKEKQPAEVLVQVKGVAFDVSSQSPVVVLVEKGGTRQLPIWIGPSEAQAIAMKLEGMTPPRPLTHDLLQRLLQESGAEVEKVVVTSLKEGVYFAEIHMTGKRGAVKVDSRPSDAIALAIRCEKPIYVARSLMEEQGKAGVPERGEPQLRIRAGITVQNLDAELAQFFGLESGVGVIVTAAERETGLKSGDQIVAIDGAAIRNVDEFSAAMDRAKGRAQVRLVVRRGGEKLELSLPIHGS
- a CDS encoding ATP-dependent helicase; the encoded protein is MSLSEIELNAGQKDFCSFPEGTIRLLAPAGCGKTYSLLYRCKALSEAAKSSRLRFLVFTFTRAARDELRDRLNKTTTFASVAPFVTITTLNSWGFRIIKQRVSHPRLVTKRNDRFFCINNVLRRVWSNHARLKLLLEDGRRIGQVATEIWELMQFLKSMGLRHDRLPEAKHFAEELRALQSCQLGNQIRAFFRRLEDLELISSDPPSIEEAYEHFVVFWTQATHELGQAALFSLEDQKYWARIFLEDDIAAGRKPTGQARYDHILVDEFQDINPLDLALLRALAQIHDAPLTIVGDDDQAIYEWRGATPEFILNPERHLGAQYTTCILDRNYRSPRNIVEMSLKLIAHNRRRVPKNVVPVRREHAEVQVLRHPLIADAVDATVDLVKQLLRRPDQPTIALIGRKRSQIIPYQIVFAGEEIPFYAAEDLHVLLSEAFQELRTILAIRGRQSMGPYMDIDPISDLLRLCDKIKRYPLSKKDREALRTYLYKQNVADLREAAKALERYQGPLKGTNEGGRMSAAFAQAILQLLEAKTVAQAIGTISDHFEGLHKDYGKSLDDIFYADPPFLYLAEFAERYGTDYDRFYRDLDRAMKTLARVVPDEESLTDENEDGVVPKERLHLMTALRAKGKEFDAVIVLDANAGIWPSRFAKEENDLEQERRLFYVAVTRARKFLYFVLSDAFLDEVHQPTPYLAEMGIEVPPVQRLL
- a CDS encoding alpha/beta hydrolase, which translates into the protein MSRISVQRVEFVGFRGVRLRGESWGSPSAAPVLFLAGGGQTRHAWGDTAAQVAARGWRAITLDLRGHGESDWAEDADYSIESFVQDLHAVVQSLGQSPVLVGASLGGITGLLLAGERNPQAFSGLVLVDIAPRMEPDGVQRIVDFMRRHLDGFASLEEAADAVASYLPHRPRPKDLSGLEKNLRRDPSGRYRWHWDPEFVLGPKRPDASRQPKRLLAAARRLTIPTLLVRGRMSDVISYDSVREFLEAVPHARYVDVEQAGHMIAGDRNDVFSAAVIDFLDNGLQPPPRSGNTFGTDTESPRG
- a CDS encoding DUF3387 domain-containing protein, coding for MVDYLGLAHELKQALATYTASGGKGRTAIDQNEAVAVMLEEYEVCCDLFYGFDWRAWKGGRPEGRLALLPAAQERILAQGNGKDRLLQAVSELSRAFALAVPHEKALAIRDDVAFFQAVRAALTKRAPAEQRTEQDLDHAIRQARLPRHRPRGRGGPLRCGRPQETRHLDPLRGVRG
- a CDS encoding 1-acyl-sn-glycerol-3-phosphate acyltransferase; this encodes MNEELAARAGNDWWSEPGPMERLGWLPRWFCERFLAHIRLDPGAVAHIRNLSQQGTVVYVMRYRSLVDYMLVAFVLLREGLPLPAFVSDIPSLLLRPVGEIFRTLWERLRSGRWHTRGTRHLEDLSRLQQVVRNRQPALIFMRGHVRGLPLRQSRRAAIRQARSGTDYLREIVHTAATHGQEVFLVPLAVLRGRGFRRKESRLATLVYSVQEAPGELKRLLSLWWNAKETSITVGRHVSVQEMLAQYRAEGEERVVRRVARALQIFLYREEKLVWGPTLLPKRVVRQIVLGEDEVRSTVRALAQQTGQPESKLWRTAEKYFDEMAANYQGAFFAILEFAFNRIWPRIFQGVDYRGLDKVIECVKQHPVVLVPCHRSHFDYLILSYLFHINYMSPPHIAAGINLSFWPLGPLFRGAGAYFIRRSFDNDPLYKAVFRSYLKFLIREGYTQEFFIEGGRSRTGKILTPKLGMLSAIVNAFISGVRRDLYLVPVSIQYGRVVEEESYKRELFGAEKEKESLWALIRARTVLRQNRGTVYVTFADPISLREALGDRLERFREHAGDPQVEEEKRRFIQKLGFRILRAVNEVAVAGATAVSATVLLSRAEAAWRYQEFLQRAQALVKFLRHRKVTLTASLERNANDFLENLGFLENGGLIRRLRGDEVVIHVPADKRMTLDFYKNNIIHFFLMPALVSRALLQGFRGAELEQQVSWWLDFYRWEFPLPEKQTVPTEVAEVLAYYREEGAWDPEGQGRMDPSHPFVDTTQGLLDNFCEAYWVMARTLALLPPTGQPLKTVLAQARKRYDTALLLGEVRRPEGNSSVTFENAVQRYAELGYVTLVGDRKERVVERGARFAELEALQERLARHLRFAVVESVGAPVRAAAGS